The Haladaptatus cibarius D43 genome window below encodes:
- a CDS encoding PrkA family serine protein kinase has product MKGDMETLDDLSRSYQESMPEDLRETKSFDWYLKEVYEHPKVARNAHQRVADMFDYYGTEYDEDSGVVEYRLASEDPLHDGENTFYGREIHRAMHEFVNKVKSGARGLGPEKRIKLLLGPVGSGKSDFDRQVRKYFEDYTLRDEGRLYTFRWTNLCDVIVDQDPADDVVRSPMNQDPLVLVPHEQRQTVIDDINEELDAPYSIKNEQALDPASEFYMDELLAYYDDDIKQVLENHIEIIRLVADENKRQAVETFEPKDKKNQDETELTGDVNYSKIAIYGESDPRAFDYSGAFCNANRGIFSGEELLKLQREFLYDFLHATQEQTIKPKNNPRIDIDQVIVGRTNMPEYRDKKGDEKMEAFNDRTKRIDFPYVLEYESEADIYRKMLRNADVPDVHIEPHTLEMAGLFGVLTRIEEPDTEMVDLLQKAKAYNGETEDGDDIDVKKLREEAEEKADIGEGMEGVSARFIGDEIAEAIMNSTHRSRGFLSPLSVFNHFEENLENHGSIPEENFETYYRYLESVRGEYRERAIEDVRHALAYDIDEIQRQGEKYMDHVMAYIDNATVEDELTGREQEPDESFLRAVEEKLEVPRDRKDDFRQEVSNWVSRRAREGSPFNPQDNERLRRALERKLWEDKKHNINFSALVSANEMDNDEQNAWVDALIEQGYSRDGAKEVLEFAGAEVARAEMED; this is encoded by the coding sequence ATGAAAGGTGACATGGAAACGCTGGACGACCTCAGTCGAAGCTACCAGGAATCGATGCCGGAAGACCTCCGTGAAACGAAATCGTTCGACTGGTACCTAAAAGAGGTGTACGAGCATCCGAAAGTCGCTCGAAACGCCCACCAGCGAGTCGCCGATATGTTCGATTACTACGGCACGGAGTACGACGAAGACTCCGGCGTCGTCGAGTACCGACTCGCGTCCGAAGACCCCCTGCACGACGGGGAGAACACGTTTTACGGACGCGAGATTCACCGCGCGATGCACGAGTTCGTCAACAAAGTAAAAAGCGGTGCCCGCGGACTTGGTCCCGAAAAGCGCATCAAACTGCTGCTCGGGCCGGTCGGTTCGGGTAAATCCGACTTCGACCGACAGGTTCGCAAATATTTCGAAGATTACACGCTCCGCGACGAGGGGCGACTGTACACCTTCCGGTGGACGAACCTCTGCGATGTCATCGTTGATCAAGACCCGGCGGACGACGTGGTTCGTTCCCCGATGAACCAAGACCCACTCGTCTTGGTTCCCCACGAACAGCGTCAGACCGTCATCGACGACATCAACGAGGAGTTAGACGCGCCGTACTCCATCAAAAACGAACAGGCGTTAGACCCCGCGAGCGAGTTCTACATGGACGAACTGCTCGCGTACTACGACGACGACATCAAACAAGTACTCGAAAATCACATCGAAATCATCCGCCTCGTCGCCGACGAGAACAAGCGCCAAGCCGTCGAGACGTTCGAGCCGAAAGACAAGAAAAATCAGGACGAAACCGAACTCACGGGCGACGTCAACTACTCGAAAATCGCCATCTACGGCGAATCCGACCCGCGAGCGTTCGACTACTCCGGCGCGTTCTGTAACGCGAACCGGGGAATCTTCAGCGGTGAGGAACTGCTGAAACTCCAACGGGAGTTCCTCTACGACTTCCTGCACGCGACGCAGGAACAGACGATTAAGCCGAAAAACAACCCGCGAATCGACATCGACCAGGTCATCGTCGGCCGGACGAACATGCCCGAATACCGGGACAAGAAGGGCGACGAGAAGATGGAGGCGTTCAACGACCGAACGAAACGCATCGACTTCCCCTACGTCTTAGAATACGAGTCCGAAGCCGACATCTACCGGAAGATGCTCCGGAACGCCGACGTTCCGGACGTACACATCGAACCGCATACCCTCGAAATGGCGGGCCTCTTCGGCGTGCTGACGCGCATCGAGGAACCCGACACCGAGATGGTTGACCTGCTCCAGAAGGCAAAAGCCTACAACGGCGAAACCGAGGACGGCGACGACATCGACGTGAAGAAACTCCGCGAGGAGGCCGAAGAGAAAGCCGACATCGGCGAGGGCATGGAGGGCGTTTCGGCCCGGTTCATCGGCGACGAAATCGCCGAGGCTATCATGAACTCCACGCACCGCAGTCGCGGCTTCTTGAGTCCGCTGTCGGTGTTCAACCACTTCGAGGAGAACCTCGAAAATCACGGTTCGATTCCAGAAGAGAACTTCGAGACCTACTACCGCTACCTCGAAAGCGTTCGCGGTGAGTACCGCGAACGCGCCATCGAGGACGTGCGCCACGCGCTGGCCTACGACATCGACGAGATCCAGCGACAGGGCGAGAAGTACATGGACCACGTCATGGCGTACATCGACAACGCCACCGTGGAGGACGAACTGACGGGGCGCGAGCAGGAACCCGACGAGAGTTTCCTCCGCGCAGTCGAGGAGAAGTTGGAAGTTCCCCGCGACCGCAAGGACGATTTCCGACAGGAAGTGTCCAACTGGGTGTCGCGGCGCGCCCGCGAGGGGTCGCCGTTCAACCCGCAGGACAACGAGCGCCTGCGCCGCGCGTTGGAGCGCAAACTGTGGGAGGACAAGAAACACAACATCAACTTCTCGGCGTTGGTGTCGGCCAACGAAATGGACAACGACGAACAGAACGCGTGGGTGGATGCGCTGATTGAACAGGGCTACTCGCGCGACGGTGCGAAGGAGGTGCTCGAATTTGCCGGGGCGGAAGTCGCCCGCGCGGAAATGGAGGACTGA
- a CDS encoding YeaH/YhbH family protein: protein MGLRDDLERYREVGEERREDLAEFIQYGDLGQSLPDEIHIPIKIVDLPEFRYDQRDRGGVGQGDPDVGDPVGQPQPQPGDDGEEGDPGDESGDHDYYEMDPEEFAQELDDELGLELEPKGKEVVEETEGDFTDVTKTGPDSTLDFERMFKEGLKRKLAMDFDPNYVREAMGVEGWGPDEVFEWAREKSLTVSKRWVEENYDALSADERTKWESIEEMENRVTPMSTAQKIREEGIRHVPFRREDERYRYPEIIEEREKNVVVVNIRDVSGSMREKKRELVERTFTPLDWYLTGKYDNAEFVYIAHDAEAWRVERSEFFGIRSGGGTKISSAYELAAAILEEEFPWGDWNRYVFAAGDSENSRNDTEENVVPMMEKIPANLHAYVETQPEGKAINATHAEEVERHFAEANDVAVSYVNGPEDVTKAIYEILSTEAE from the coding sequence ATGGGACTAAGAGACGACCTCGAACGATACCGTGAAGTCGGGGAGGAGCGCCGCGAAGACCTCGCGGAGTTCATCCAATACGGCGACCTCGGACAGAGCCTCCCCGACGAGATTCACATTCCCATCAAAATCGTGGATTTGCCGGAGTTCCGCTACGACCAACGCGACAGAGGTGGCGTTGGACAAGGCGACCCGGACGTGGGCGACCCGGTCGGCCAGCCACAGCCACAACCCGGCGACGACGGCGAAGAGGGCGACCCCGGCGACGAATCGGGCGACCACGATTACTACGAGATGGATCCGGAGGAGTTCGCCCAAGAGTTGGACGACGAACTCGGCCTCGAACTCGAACCGAAAGGAAAAGAGGTCGTAGAGGAAACCGAGGGCGATTTCACCGACGTGACGAAAACCGGCCCCGACAGCACGCTCGACTTCGAGCGCATGTTCAAAGAAGGGCTAAAACGCAAACTGGCGATGGACTTCGACCCGAACTACGTCCGAGAGGCGATGGGCGTCGAAGGCTGGGGGCCTGACGAGGTGTTCGAGTGGGCGCGCGAGAAGAGTCTCACCGTATCGAAACGCTGGGTCGAGGAGAACTACGATGCGCTTTCGGCGGACGAACGAACCAAGTGGGAGAGCATCGAGGAGATGGAAAATCGGGTGACGCCGATGAGTACGGCTCAGAAGATTCGGGAAGAAGGAATTCGCCACGTCCCATTCCGACGCGAGGACGAACGCTATCGCTACCCCGAAATCATCGAAGAGCGGGAAAAGAACGTCGTCGTCGTCAACATCCGCGACGTGTCCGGGTCGATGCGCGAGAAAAAGCGCGAACTGGTCGAGCGCACCTTCACGCCGCTCGACTGGTATCTGACGGGCAAGTACGACAACGCGGAGTTCGTCTACATCGCTCACGATGCGGAGGCGTGGCGAGTCGAGCGAAGCGAGTTCTTCGGCATTCGTTCCGGCGGCGGGACGAAAATCTCGTCCGCCTACGAACTCGCCGCCGCGATTTTGGAAGAAGAGTTCCCGTGGGGGGACTGGAACCGCTACGTGTTCGCTGCGGGTGACAGCGAAAACAGTCGGAACGACACCGAGGAGAACGTCGTCCCGATGATGGAGAAAATTCCGGCGAACCTCCACGCCTACGTGGAGACGCAACCGGAAGGCAAGGCCATCAACGCGACTCACGCCGAGGAAGTGGAGCGTCACTTCGCCGAAGCAAACGACGTCGCGGTCAGTTACGTCAACGGGCCGGAGGACGTGACGAAGGCGATTTACGAAATCCTGAGCACGGAGGCAGAATGA
- a CDS encoding DUF7504 family protein — MKTAADSTPSPGNVLVFSPAIGNQADEECVSRLSTANPSATNALFVSYRQSPETLLEGWREQFGDDPASFGIIAVGTQGSASQTENDQNVVSLARPDCLGRLQTAMYIYLEQWSAADGQSVLCFDSITSMLRHVNRMTAFRFVHSLTESLHRIDVTAHFHMHPEAHDVETVAMFRPLFDTVIDGPPDTGSEISPEALSVLLDSPRRRSVCRYLAEIADTADVSAIADQIAKRESETMPSEDTQERIHITLRHVHLPKLVETGVVELDGETVVSKIGTEELERYCRIAGQGESDSETEPTISNGDGLAGRIPSKDKSDEAYWTVYGTDRDSVVVTLARALGTVSDVRPTKLQPVLYDVVDIDALQRLAEREETSVYATFNYDEYEVVVDGGEIRLYESN; from the coding sequence ATGAAAACTGCCGCCGATTCGACCCCATCTCCCGGGAACGTTCTCGTTTTTAGCCCCGCTATCGGAAACCAAGCCGACGAGGAATGCGTTTCTCGACTGTCCACAGCCAACCCGAGCGCGACAAATGCCCTGTTCGTTTCTTACAGACAGTCCCCCGAGACACTACTCGAAGGCTGGCGAGAGCAGTTCGGCGACGACCCGGCGTCGTTCGGTATCATTGCCGTCGGAACGCAGGGTTCGGCGAGTCAGACGGAAAACGACCAGAACGTCGTCTCGCTCGCTCGCCCCGACTGTCTCGGACGGCTTCAAACCGCGATGTATATCTATCTCGAACAGTGGTCGGCGGCCGACGGGCAGTCGGTGCTCTGTTTCGATTCGATTACGTCGATGCTCCGCCACGTCAACCGAATGACCGCCTTTCGGTTCGTTCACTCGTTGACCGAGTCGCTTCACAGAATCGACGTAACCGCGCATTTTCACATGCACCCCGAGGCACACGATGTGGAGACGGTTGCCATGTTCCGCCCGCTGTTCGACACGGTCATCGACGGCCCACCGGACACTGGCTCAGAAATCTCACCGGAGGCGCTTTCGGTGCTTCTCGATTCTCCTCGTCGGCGTTCCGTCTGCCGATACCTCGCCGAAATCGCGGACACTGCGGACGTGTCCGCCATCGCTGACCAAATCGCAAAACGGGAATCCGAAACCATGCCGAGCGAGGACACGCAGGAGCGAATTCACATAACGCTTCGACACGTTCACCTACCGAAATTGGTCGAAACGGGCGTGGTCGAACTCGACGGCGAAACCGTCGTATCGAAAATAGGCACCGAAGAACTGGAACGATACTGCCGAATCGCAGGGCAGGGAGAATCCGATTCCGAGACGGAACCGACCATCTCGAACGGCGACGGATTGGCGGGGAGAATCCCCTCGAAGGACAAATCGGACGAAGCTTACTGGACGGTGTACGGCACCGACCGAGATTCGGTCGTCGTGACGCTAGCGCGGGCACTCGGAACCGTCTCGGACGTGCGTCCGACGAAACTCCAACCCGTGCTTTACGACGTCGTGGACATCGACGCCCTCCAGCGACTCGCCGAGCGCGAAGAAACCTCCGTCTACGCGACGTTTAACTACGACGAATATGAAGTGGTCGTGGACGGTGGGGAGATTCGCCTGTACGAATCGAACTAA
- a CDS encoding 3-hydroxyacyl-CoA dehydrogenase/enoyl-CoA hydratase family protein, whose protein sequence is MELEEINTIAVLGAGNMGHGIAEVAALAGYDVNLRDIKEEFVQNGYDQIEWSLGKLAEKDQLSEAEADAALERVTPIVDFGEAVSDADFVIEAVPEKMDIKKDVYSEMEEHAPDHTIFATNTSSLSITELSEVTNRPEQFCGMHFFNPPVRMQLVEVITGAHTEDGVLDVTEELAEEMGKTPVRVRKDSPGFIVNRVLVPLMNEAAWMVESGDATIEEVDSATKFDIGLPMGSFELADQVGIDVGYHVLEYMHDVLGDAYEPCPLLAGKVEEGNLGKKTDKGFYDYENGGVDVPTDAGSEAVVHRLQAVMANEVAKLVGNEVAPADEIDEAVMLGAGFPEGPARMADDAGLDVLLETLEDLHEETGAERYEPAEYLRERADVGFYEQSDEDSVEFETVRIEKPGDMVGNIVIDRPHRMNTISSQLLGELSVAIDQVVEDDEVRAILLTGEGDKAFSAGADVQSMAAGGADPIQAIDLSRKGQETFGKLESCPMPVVAGIDGYCLGGGMELATCADLRIASERSELGQPEHDLGLLPGWGGTQRLQHIVGEGRAKEIIFTADRFDPETMADYGFVNEVVSNDEFEEKAFELASKLAGGPPIAQEYTKRAMLKGWESTDAGLEIEAQAFGHLMSTDDLMEGVTAFMSKRDPEFEGK, encoded by the coding sequence ATGGAGCTAGAAGAAATCAACACTATCGCGGTTCTCGGTGCCGGAAACATGGGCCACGGAATCGCGGAAGTCGCCGCGCTCGCGGGGTACGACGTGAACCTGCGCGACATCAAAGAGGAGTTCGTCCAGAACGGCTACGACCAAATCGAATGGAGCCTCGGCAAACTCGCCGAGAAAGACCAACTCAGCGAGGCCGAGGCCGACGCCGCGCTGGAGCGGGTTACGCCAATCGTCGATTTCGGCGAGGCCGTCTCGGATGCGGACTTCGTCATCGAAGCAGTCCCCGAAAAGATGGATATCAAAAAGGACGTGTACTCCGAGATGGAAGAACACGCGCCCGACCACACCATCTTCGCCACGAACACCTCCAGCCTCTCGATTACGGAACTCTCCGAGGTGACGAACCGCCCCGAGCAGTTCTGTGGAATGCACTTTTTCAACCCACCAGTCCGGATGCAGTTGGTCGAAGTCATCACGGGCGCACACACGGAGGACGGCGTCCTCGACGTAACCGAGGAGTTAGCCGAGGAGATGGGCAAAACGCCCGTTCGCGTGCGCAAAGATAGTCCCGGCTTCATCGTCAACCGCGTCCTCGTCCCCCTGATGAACGAGGCGGCGTGGATGGTCGAATCCGGCGACGCAACCATCGAAGAAGTGGACAGCGCGACGAAGTTCGACATCGGCCTGCCGATGGGAAGCTTCGAACTCGCAGACCAAGTCGGCATCGACGTGGGCTACCACGTCTTAGAATACATGCACGACGTTCTCGGTGACGCCTACGAACCGTGCCCGCTCCTCGCCGGAAAAGTCGAAGAGGGCAACCTCGGCAAGAAGACCGACAAAGGCTTCTACGACTACGAAAACGGCGGCGTGGACGTGCCGACCGACGCCGGAAGCGAGGCGGTCGTTCACCGACTCCAAGCCGTGATGGCCAACGAAGTGGCGAAACTCGTCGGCAACGAGGTCGCGCCCGCGGACGAAATCGACGAAGCAGTCATGCTCGGCGCTGGCTTCCCCGAAGGCCCAGCACGAATGGCCGACGACGCAGGGCTGGACGTGCTCCTCGAAACCTTAGAAGACCTCCACGAGGAAACGGGTGCAGAGCGATACGAACCTGCGGAGTATCTCCGAGAGCGTGCCGACGTTGGATTCTACGAGCAGAGCGACGAGGACAGCGTCGAATTCGAAACCGTTCGCATCGAGAAACCCGGCGACATGGTGGGCAACATCGTCATCGACCGCCCACACCGGATGAACACGATTAGCTCGCAACTGCTCGGTGAACTGTCGGTCGCAATCGACCAAGTCGTCGAGGACGACGAGGTTCGCGCAATTCTGCTCACAGGCGAGGGCGACAAAGCGTTCTCCGCCGGAGCGGACGTACAGAGCATGGCCGCGGGCGGAGCAGACCCGATTCAGGCCATCGACCTCTCGCGCAAAGGTCAAGAGACGTTCGGCAAACTCGAATCCTGTCCGATGCCCGTGGTCGCCGGAATCGACGGCTACTGTCTCGGCGGCGGGATGGAACTCGCAACCTGTGCCGACCTCCGAATCGCCAGCGAGCGCTCGGAACTCGGCCAGCCAGAGCACGACCTCGGACTGCTTCCCGGCTGGGGAGGCACCCAGCGCCTCCAGCACATCGTCGGCGAAGGTCGCGCGAAGGAGATCATCTTCACCGCAGACCGATTCGACCCCGAGACGATGGCGGACTACGGCTTCGTGAACGAAGTCGTCTCGAACGACGAGTTCGAAGAGAAGGCGTTCGAACTCGCCAGCAAACTCGCTGGCGGCCCGCCAATCGCACAGGAGTACACGAAACGCGCCATGCTCAAGGGCTGGGAGAGCACCGACGCAGGCCTCGAAATCGAAGCTCAAGCCTTCGGCCACCTCATGAGCACTGACGATTTGATGGAGGGCGTCACGGCCTTCATGAGCAAGCGCGACCCCGAGTTCGAAGGGAAATAA
- a CDS encoding SpoVR family protein — protein MNERTETKREAERVQEPVVEARKLAKKLGLDPYPVKYWIIDYDEMNELIAYDGFQERYPHWRWGMKYDRQQKQTQYAGGKAFEIVINDDPAHAFLQQSNSLADQKAVITHVEAHSDFFANNRWYRMFADELDAAALLSRHADRVRSIMADAEIDREAVEKWIDNVLCLQDNIDQHQAFKNQHRVREDEDDHDTDEISDQLADMNLSDEVRDEVFDEEWLEAQREKQAGKLEEPEKDLLAFFRDHGRAYDPEEGKAVEMEDWQREVLEMLRTESYYFAAQKTTKVMNEGWAAYWESMMMGEESFAGTDEFIEYADHQARVLGSPGLNPYKLGKQLWEYIENTENRREVVRKLMRVKGITWRNFHDVVDFDEVNELIEPHPALESVNSETLSDLESVSSEKVDSEGLERAKAGEIDVDRHPWKVLSYEGLAERHFSLNKLQNRGFLESIGQQTLEQYARYLMDDERYESVAEAMADVDFAVGWNRMYEVRASHNDVTFLDGFLTKEFVTDNNYFTYEFSQTTGDYRVTSSEYEDVKKKLMLQFTNFGKPTIAVYDGNYDNRNELLLGHHYNGVMLDIGQATRTLERIYDLWGRPVNLKTIVKEIDERDAEIARRRDREPEPEEKGKLLRYDGDEFEMHDLPWSEVEDITATEVDYDTKPDEWLA, from the coding sequence ATGAACGAACGAACCGAAACCAAACGCGAGGCGGAACGGGTGCAAGAACCGGTCGTGGAAGCGCGGAAACTCGCCAAAAAACTCGGCCTCGACCCGTATCCGGTGAAGTACTGGATAATCGACTACGACGAGATGAACGAACTCATCGCCTACGACGGGTTCCAAGAGCGGTATCCACACTGGCGATGGGGGATGAAATACGACCGCCAGCAAAAACAAACCCAGTACGCGGGCGGGAAAGCGTTCGAAATCGTCATCAACGACGACCCGGCCCACGCCTTCTTACAGCAATCGAACAGCCTCGCCGACCAGAAGGCGGTCATCACGCACGTCGAAGCCCACTCGGATTTCTTCGCCAACAACCGCTGGTACCGGATGTTCGCCGACGAACTCGATGCGGCGGCCCTTCTCTCCCGCCACGCAGACCGCGTTCGCTCCATCATGGCCGACGCGGAAATCGACCGGGAGGCGGTCGAAAAGTGGATAGACAACGTGCTCTGTCTACAGGACAACATCGACCAGCATCAGGCGTTCAAAAACCAGCATCGGGTTCGGGAGGACGAGGATGACCACGACACGGACGAAATTTCCGACCAACTCGCGGATATGAACTTGAGCGACGAGGTACGGGACGAGGTGTTCGACGAGGAGTGGTTGGAAGCACAGCGCGAGAAACAGGCCGGAAAACTCGAAGAACCCGAGAAGGACTTGCTCGCGTTCTTCCGCGACCACGGTCGGGCCTACGACCCGGAAGAGGGCAAAGCCGTCGAGATGGAAGACTGGCAGAGAGAAGTCCTCGAAATGCTCAGAACCGAATCGTACTACTTCGCGGCACAGAAGACGACGAAGGTGATGAACGAGGGATGGGCCGCGTACTGGGAATCCATGATGATGGGCGAGGAATCCTTCGCGGGAACGGACGAGTTCATCGAATACGCAGACCACCAAGCGCGCGTTCTCGGGTCGCCGGGACTGAACCCCTACAAACTCGGCAAACAGTTGTGGGAGTACATCGAGAACACCGAAAACCGTCGAGAAGTCGTGCGGAAACTCATGCGTGTAAAAGGAATTACGTGGCGGAACTTCCACGACGTGGTGGATTTCGACGAAGTGAACGAACTCATCGAACCGCATCCGGCGCTCGAATCGGTGAACTCCGAGACGCTCTCCGATCTCGAATCCGTGTCGTCCGAGAAAGTCGATTCGGAGGGATTAGAACGAGCGAAGGCGGGCGAAATCGACGTCGACCGCCATCCGTGGAAGGTGCTCTCCTACGAAGGCCTCGCGGAGCGTCATTTCTCGCTCAACAAACTCCAAAATCGCGGGTTCTTGGAATCCATCGGACAGCAGACGTTGGAACAGTACGCCCGCTATCTGATGGACGACGAACGATACGAGAGCGTCGCGGAGGCGATGGCGGACGTGGACTTCGCCGTCGGGTGGAATCGGATGTACGAGGTTCGGGCGAGCCACAACGACGTGACGTTCTTGGATGGCTTCCTGACGAAGGAGTTCGTCACCGACAACAACTACTTCACCTACGAGTTCAGCCAGACGACGGGCGACTACCGCGTGACCAGTTCGGAGTACGAGGACGTAAAAAAGAAGTTGATGCTCCAGTTCACCAACTTCGGCAAGCCCACTATCGCGGTGTACGACGGCAACTACGACAACCGCAACGAACTACTGCTGGGCCACCACTACAACGGCGTCATGCTCGACATCGGGCAGGCGACGCGAACCTTAGAGCGCATCTACGACCTGTGGGGTCGTCCGGTGAACCTAAAAACCATCGTGAAGGAAATCGACGAACGGGACGCGGAAATCGCCCGACGACGCGACCGCGAACCGGAACCGGAAGAGAAAGGAAAGCTCCTGCGTTACGACGGCGATGAGTTCGAGATGCACGACCTCCCGTGGAGCGAAGTCGAAGACATCACGGCCACGGAAGTCGATTACGACACGAAACCGGACGAGTGGCTCGCCTGA
- a CDS encoding PrkA family serine protein kinase — translation MSEGNDYITDADHELRETYEEPMSLAEYVDSAFENPTIASHASKYLLEAIESMGTRTVIEEGDEKERYKFFDDPHNDGEHAILGNTEVLNAFVDDLRSIAARRGKEEKIIWFAGPTATGKSELKRCLVNGLREYSKTPEGRRYTIEWNIATATESPGLSYGDDVTATSEENWYASPVQSHPLLVFPPAVREELLSQLNGNLGDHIDVLVDGKLDPFSREAYNYLEEQYRRNGEEELFSAITDPAHLRVKNYVVDIGEGIGVLHSEDSGRPKQRLVGSWMQGMLQELDSRGRKNPQAFSYDGVLSQGNGLLTIVEDAAQHADLLQKLLNVPDEKSVKLDKGIQMDIDTQLVIISNPDLEAQLNQHADAGGADPLRALKRRLDRREFGYLTNLSLESELIRRELTNETPVWEADVYDELEAWIREPISIRVRDDDGVGERELSPHAIEAAALYSVVSRLDGSDLPAGLDLVDKAVLFDRGYLLDGDERIDKDDFDFDDDAADGSGGIPVTYTRDVIAGLLHEVRDRHHPDYPVEQVIMPRDILNAMAEGIGDAPVFSTAERTEYENRLVPVKNYIFQQQESDVLDAIMRDRRVDEGTVAEYIEHVYAWATGEDVENDRGERIEPDALKLKVFETEHLGRFGPDAYEVNHEPGPAVAEFRRNKVITALNRHAWESRNEDFEVSDIDPKEVPIIKTVLASNDWEDVRRVYEDFNPSQWENPPTNTETAEVKSETIENLQEMFGYSAASAELTSQHVMNQVSYKWD, via the coding sequence GTGTCCGAAGGAAACGACTACATCACGGATGCCGACCACGAACTCCGCGAAACCTACGAGGAGCCGATGAGCCTCGCGGAGTACGTGGATTCGGCGTTCGAGAACCCGACGATTGCCTCGCACGCGAGCAAGTACCTGTTAGAGGCTATCGAGTCGATGGGCACCCGGACGGTCATCGAGGAAGGCGACGAAAAAGAACGCTACAAATTTTTCGACGACCCGCACAACGACGGCGAACACGCCATCCTCGGAAACACAGAGGTGCTGAACGCCTTCGTTGATGACCTGCGCTCGATTGCCGCACGACGCGGCAAAGAGGAGAAGATCATCTGGTTCGCCGGGCCGACCGCGACCGGAAAATCCGAACTCAAACGCTGTCTGGTCAACGGCCTGCGCGAATATTCGAAAACACCCGAAGGGCGGCGGTACACCATCGAATGGAACATCGCCACCGCAACAGAGTCGCCGGGACTCAGCTACGGCGACGACGTGACGGCGACGAGCGAGGAAAACTGGTACGCGAGTCCTGTCCAGTCGCATCCACTGCTCGTCTTTCCGCCAGCGGTGCGCGAGGAACTGCTCTCCCAACTGAACGGCAACTTGGGCGACCACATCGACGTGCTGGTGGACGGCAAACTCGACCCATTCAGCCGAGAGGCGTACAACTATCTGGAAGAGCAGTACCGCAGAAACGGCGAGGAGGAACTGTTTTCGGCCATCACCGACCCGGCACACCTCCGAGTGAAAAACTACGTCGTGGACATCGGCGAGGGAATCGGCGTCCTCCACTCGGAGGACAGCGGCAGGCCGAAACAGCGACTCGTCGGCAGTTGGATGCAGGGAATGTTGCAGGAGTTGGATTCGCGCGGACGCAAAAATCCGCAGGCGTTCAGCTACGACGGCGTCCTCTCGCAGGGCAACGGCCTGCTGACCATCGTGGAGGATGCGGCCCAACACGCCGACTTGCTCCAGAAACTGCTCAACGTCCCCGATGAAAAATCGGTGAAGCTAGACAAAGGGATTCAGATGGACATCGACACGCAGTTGGTCATCATCTCGAATCCCGACCTCGAAGCGCAGTTGAATCAGCACGCGGATGCAGGTGGGGCCGACCCCCTCCGTGCGCTGAAGCGCCGACTCGACCGGCGCGAGTTCGGGTATCTGACCAACCTCAGTTTGGAGTCCGAACTCATCCGGCGCGAACTCACGAACGAGACGCCCGTCTGGGAGGCCGACGTGTACGACGAACTCGAAGCGTGGATTCGAGAGCCAATTTCGATTCGTGTCCGTGACGACGATGGTGTCGGAGAGCGAGAACTCTCGCCGCACGCCATCGAGGCCGCCGCGCTCTACAGCGTCGTGTCGCGCCTCGACGGAAGCGATTTGCCCGCGGGACTAGACCTCGTGGACAAAGCCGTGCTGTTCGACCGGGGCTACCTGCTGGACGGCGACGAGCGAATCGACAAGGACGATTTCGACTTCGACGACGACGCGGCGGATGGGTCGGGCGGAATCCCGGTGACGTACACGCGAGACGTTATCGCCGGACTGCTTCACGAAGTCCGCGACCGCCACCACCCCGACTATCCCGTCGAACAGGTTATCATGCCGCGGGACATCCTGAACGCGATGGCCGAGGGAATCGGGGACGCACCCGTGTTTTCCACGGCGGAGCGAACCGAGTACGAAAACCGACTCGTGCCGGTGAAAAACTACATCTTCCAACAGCAAGAGAGCGACGTGCTAGACGCCATCATGCGCGACCGCCGAGTTGACGAGGGGACGGTCGCCGAGTACATCGAACACGTCTACGCGTGGGCGACGGGCGAGGACGTCGAAAACGACCGCGGCGAGCGCATCGAACCCGACGCGCTGAAGCTGAAGGTGTTCGAGACGGAGCATCTGGGCCGGTTCGGACCGGACGCCTACGAAGTCAACCACGAACCCGGCCCTGCGGTGGCCGAGTTCCGGCGAAACAAGGTCATCACTGCACTGAACCGTCACGCGTGGGAGAGTCGAAACGAGGACTTCGAGGTGAGCGACATCGACCCGAAGGAGGTGCCGATAATCAAAACCGTACTTGCGAGTAACGACTGGGAGGACGTGCGACGAGTGTACGAGGATTTCAACCCGAGCCAGTGGGAGAATCCGCCGACGAACACCGAGACGGCCGAGGTGAAATCGGAGACGATAGAGAACCTACAGGAGATGTTCGGCTACTCCGCGGCCTCCGCAGAACTGACCAGCCAACACGTCATGAATCAGGTGAGCTACAAATGGGACTAA